The Argentina anserina chromosome 5, drPotAnse1.1, whole genome shotgun sequence genome includes the window ATAAGGCATGGATCATAAATTTATATGTACCAATAAATATATATCGTGCCGACAACCATGCGAAGCTCTCAAGAAGAGAAAATACAGTTTGCATACATACTATAGATATGTACATCATAATCCAACTAATACAATATATGTACAAACTTTAAAGAATCAGACTCGTTTTCTTCACCAAAATATTCACAAGATCAACGGGCTTATTATAGACTAATTGTAATTAATTAACTTATCGTATAACAGACACTTCGATAATTGATCAACTATATCAACAAATTCAACGCTTCTAGATTCATTGAACCTAGACGTAGTTCAAACTCATCTATCATGTTAGCAAGTTATTTGGATCTACATCAAGCTAGATGTTCTCTATAATATGACACTTCAAATACATTACAACACGAAAGTGTGGCGAAATAACAGATCGATTTACATTGTCGCACACATATTTAATACCCTTAATTGTTTTCATTGGATTATATATACTTGATTACTTCATATATAGCATCATGTGTTGCTTGCATAAGGTTCTATGATGCAAGATCATTGGCTTGTCGATATTGATAACGAAGAGAGCCATAATAGTTTAAAAGTGTATAGAttcatattttctgttttaCAGTCAAAATAAATAGTTTAAATTATTCCTGCATGCGTATTACTCAAAaactaaagttattgtttgtCTCAATTTGATGGAAGTCTGTGTAACAGGATCAAGAGTACGGCTAAATTCATCGTTccttttatatattaaaaccTAGTTCTCACATTTCTAATCTTAGTTTGTATAGAGTTACTATGTGTGATGAAAGAAACCATCTCTCAAACAAGTGTTGTTTCCGAAGTCAAGTCTTGTTCCATGCAACTTCTCTATctcttaatttcttttgtGACGGTAATATATTATTTACAATTGAATAACAACCACTAGCTTTAATTTTGCTAGTCGCGTTCATTTCTGCTGCTTGCAAAAAAACATGATTTATCCTATAAACTGATAAAGTATTACACTACACAGATCGATAATGTTTAATTTGTTCACAATATTCGATCGGTACTACTCTTACAAGTCTTACATGACATGAAAATAATTGTGCACTGTCTTATATTTGATTGAATAATAGTACGTACGTAGTTAAATCGCTTCTCTAGATCTATCAGTTGTGTGTAACTGCGTATGAGTCGATGGCCGGTTAATAATAGCAATATAGCATCGTAGATATGACAAACTGATGTTACAATGTACTTCAAACTTGTCCATATATATACGATCCGGTTGATAATATTCGAAATAAGATCCTAGCGAGGACATATACATGGACCCAAGAATAGGAGAATCTGACCAATAAATGTGAAAGGCAACAAAGCAAGAATTGTCGTAACTCTATTGTAGCCTCATACAGTTATACGTACGTAGTTTGTCAATATATATGGAGCATGAAAAATTTAAGGAAAATATACCCGTTAACCCCCAAGAAAACGTATACCCCAATTCAGCCTATTTTGGCTTCCATGTTCCGGTGCTTGGTTTTTCCAATGGTTCCTCGATCTCTTTGTTtctcaaaagagaaaaaaaaaacatgcattcCTCTCTTCAATTCCCCATAAACTGGAAATAGATCGAATATGATTGCTGATTTGCTGCTATTGTATATATCGAAGATCTCAGTTACTGTATATATTCAGCTGATCATACCGTACTAGCTTTCAAGTCCAGATCGAACAGATTCAGAGTGTCGATCAATCACCTTCAAGTTCTATTGAGGTAATTACTAACAACTTACTCTCTAAAACATCCAATCTGTTTTTCTTAGTTTCGGTATATATGTTCTCAGATCAGTTTTGTTCTTACTTTATTCAGTATAAATTGATGTTTCAATTTAGATATTAATTCCCAGAGTATTAACTGTAATTAGATACATTTTCCTAATACGTATTCTTATTCTGTTATTTCTTGATTGAAAAATGTATAAGCTGGACTATAATCGTTCTGGTACGGGTGGTGCAGATCGAAGAACTCCATGAATGGTTTACGACTTGTCGTATCAAGCTGATCAAAACGGCAAGTGTGTGTGGTGTGTACATGTGAGTGAGTGAGTCAGAGAGAGACACATGATACATCACTAGGAATCTAGGATACATCTTATgtgtaattatatatatgcatcatgCATGCACCTTCAGATTAGCCGAGCGAGCGCACTACTGGAAAAAACTTCACAGAATACACAGATTAATttataacaaaaaaagatATTTAGCTAGTTGGTGCTCTACCTATGAAGTCAATGGTTGTAACAATAAAGCCAATTGAGACTTGTCTAAATGTTGACTTCATTGTTATCTGTCCCTTTACTTAATTCTAGGCCGTTACTTCTAAACTAGGTAATGTCCAATTCATAATCTCGTTTCCATTTATACATGTATAGTTTCACTTTAAAAGCTATAAGTAAGCCTGCAATAGTTTCCATAACTACTCATTCTCAAAAGCAGATAGATACTCGATCGATCTGATTATTTTTTCTCTCCAGGTACTAATCATATCTGTATTCTTCTCTAAATATATGTTCCTTAGGATAAATACACCTATCAGTTGGAGCTAGGTGACTTAAAAGTACTAATCAGGTcgatcatcattcaaatattcaATCATAGCATTAACGTTTAATTTTCTCTTCGATAGAGCTACTGCTTGTTTGAGTAATGATCATAGACTGGCTAATTTCATCTTCACTCTTATCAGAATGAGTGAGCGGATCAGCGACGACGGTAATGTGGGAAAGGAGGAGGCAGTAGCGGCAACACTTCCAGACAAGATCAGCAGCGCCCATTCATCAAAGCGGACACTGGCATATGTTGCTCACAAAGTTGGAGTACCTCCCAAGCAAAGCATCTTCCAGGAATTCACTGCCGCCGTGAAGGAGACATTCTTTGCCGATCAACCTTTGCGTTCTTTCAAAGACCAGTCCAGCGCTAGAAAGTTTGTGCTTGGCATTGAAGCCTTATTTCCAATTACCAGATGGTCTAGGGATTACAGTTTTGCTAAACTCAGAGGTGACGTGATTGCTGGACTTACTATAGCAAGTCTTTGTATTCCTCAGGTACCTAgatagctatatatatatatatatatattgctagCTCCACGTAATTTGAGCCTTACCTACAGAAGGAACTGGACTGTTATTGATAATCTCATATAAATTATTTGTGAATTAGGATATTGGATACGCAAAGCTTGCGGGTCTGCCTGTGCAATATGGTTTATGTGAGTTTTCATCAATTTATAGCAACATTCCCCATCATATGCATTCAGTAAACTATATTTGCTTAATTAATAATACAACAATATTATTTCCATGTGCAGACTCCAGTTTTGTACCACCTCTTATATATGCGTTCATGGGTAGCTCAAGAGATATTGCCATCGGGCCGGTGGCGGTGGTATCTTTGCTGCTTGGGACTATGcttcaaaatgaaatcaaCTCTACAGATTTGGTACCATATCGACGCCTTGCTTTCACTGCTACCTTCTTTGCAGGACTCACTCAACTCGGCTTAGGGTTTTTCAGGTGATGATTAGTTAGCTTTCTTATTCAGGAGATACCTTAATTAACCACCTATTATTATTTCATATGTTGTGGCCAAATATGGTGTTAATTAAGAGAGTTGTATGCATGGTTTATGTATGTGCAGATTGGGTTTTTTGATTGACTTCCTCTCTCATGCTGCCATTATTGGGTTTATGGCTGGAGCAGCCATTACCATTTCCCTTCAACAGCTAAAAGGATTGCTTGGTATCAAAGTATTTACCAAGAAgtctgacatcgtttcagtctCTCGTTCAGTCTTCTCCGCAGCTCATCATGGGGTAAAGTTTTAACTACCTATATATCTACGTACTTGgttaattttctttctttaacgTTCTATCAATTTTTTCCCTTCTAATCTTATGCTTAATCAGTTAGTATTGTTAGTGTACGTAAGtttttaattatatgttttgATCGAGTAGCCATCCATAGCTTCCACGGTAATACTACGTAGCTGTCACTGAACTTCGACTATTTACGATAAATTTGCAGTGGAATTGGCAGACCATATTGATAGGAGTCTCATTCTTGGCCTTTCTTATTATCGCCAAGTACATTGTGAGTAATATCTTCCCCCTAGATTTACAAAAGAGCATTGTTCTCGATCAGGTGAAACTTATATCATAAGTAATTAATTATACTCGCTATTATTTTTGGTAGGGAAAAATAAAGAACAAGAAATACTTTTGGGTAACTGCAATTGCACCTTTGATCTCTGTGATCCTTTCCACTTTTTTTGTGTTTATTACCCGCGCAGATAAGCAAGGAGTTGCAATTGTAAGTATATTAATTCTTCATTAGTTGGGTACTTCAAAAATACTTTTTTTGGTGGAATTTTCaacaataattaaattaaCTTGCATGCATGTTAATGATATTCCAGGTGAATCATATAAGAAAGGGCGTCAACCCATCTTCAGCTCATGAAATTTACTTCTCTGGAGATCTCCTTGGTAAAGGCTTTAAGATTGGTGTGGTGGCTGGCATGGTTGCCTTAACAGTAAGAAATTTAAATTCTAATTAATCCTATCCTGTTCGATCTCTTCAAAAAGAGAATTAAGAAACAGGAGTTTCGTTTAGTAGTCAAGTAAGGGTAAATTCTCACATATATTATTAGATATAATATGAGTAGTTCGTTTATAGTAAGTAAGGGTAAATTCGGTGCCGCAATCATACGTGGTATGTCACGTCACATTATCAcactaataattaaaattatataaaaatatcattttaaaaaaaatacaatcatatttttgttaatctaacggttctaaattattataaaaatatatttttttattctttttatcatttctttttttcatcacaataatacttctaaaatataatttaaaatttttacgAAAATATggttgaaatatgtgtgtgcacgcgcgaaatatatatatatatatatatatatatatatatatatatatgcacaaatatatttatttttaaattttagacGATGTAATATATCTCGATCTAAAGTACTATGTAGTcaataaaattcaaaaaacGTGGCATATGTCCAAATTGCCACATGTATGCATACATTATTGTAAATAAaagataactacaatatttatataagATTTAAAAGCACTGTTAGAGCATCATAATAtgaaaaacaatttcaatactCCCGGAAAACCGCATGGCAATGTTTTGTGGTCCTCCTCACATGTTATACTTTGACACATGGATTTACTAcactaaattataattttacatatttttattatttttgaaaTGACCTTCATATGTATTGATAATTTTTAACTAGAATTtcgggtttagagtttagagtttagagtttagagtatAGTGTTTAGGGTATTTGGTTTTAGgggttagggtttagggtataGAGTTTAGGATTTTAGAGTGTATGGTGTAAAGTTtagaaagaaaccaaaaatagtttttgataaaataacttagatatgattttttaattaaatcaacTAGATATTGTCACGTGGTTCTCTGGAATGACTGaaaaattcattcataataTGACCAGATTCTTATGTTTTATGTCACGttagtaattaaaataataataaaatatatttttaaatgaaaagacaatcatatctTTGTAGATTCAACGACTCTACAATATTAggaaatattttcatttttcctaaaaattttatttcaagaAAAAATAGGAAATATTTTCATGGACATAATTTGGATACCTTATTTAgtaaataatttatttctaGCCTCCAGACGGTTTAGTTTCTTTACAACATTTATTCGAAAATTACTTTACAACATTTGTTCAAAAACTTATCTCACAAGTGAAGACAACAAGATTTTAATCTTATGACAATTTATTAGATTTTATGAGACATGTACAGTAACAAATGTTATCTTTTTCATGTATACtccattattaattaataccatATGTTATGATGGTAATACAAGAAATTTTCCAACTTTGTCACTAAATATAGCAAAAAaagattttaatttaattaataactttaaaatttttaattttatttatatttaagaaTTGTATTAATGGCTGTAATTAGCGActacaattaccatatattCTCTATCGAATTATTATTTAAgttacaaaaatatgaaaaatctcaaacaaaattatttaggacgaaatagttttattttaaaatatttttcgcGCACAATCGTCTATATTTTTCTTGGatgaaattattttatcttgaaaatattttttggGCGCGCGCACacaaacacatatatattcaagcatactttcataaatatcgattttttttacattttgaAAGCATTATCGttaaaataaatgataaaaataagttaaatttttatttatttataataatcTATAGTTGTTGGATTAATAAGGATAACATTGTTTTTTtatgtaaaataatattttatgatTATTTTAACTACTAACGTGGCAAGGTAACTTGATATGCCACTTAAGATTATGGCTAAATCTGGCGACATATTGTGGCGCCAAATTTAGTTCCAAGATTTAAACTTGCATGGATCAATGCAGGAAGCCATAGCAATTGGAAGAACATTTGCTGCAATGAAGGACTATCAGATTGatggaaacaaagaaatgGTAGCAATGGGAACAATGAATATCATTGGCTCAATGACATCATGTTATGTCGCTACCGGCTCCTTCTCTCGCTCTGCCGTAAACTACATGGCCGGCTGCCAAACCGCCGTCTCCAACATTGTCATGTCCATCGTGGTCCTCCTTACCTTGAGTTTCATTACACCGTTGTTTAAGTATACCCCTAATGCCATTCTTGCCTCCATTATTATCAATGCCGTCTTGGGATTAATCGATATCGACGCAATGAAATTGATATGGAAGATTGACAAGCTGGATTTTGTTGCCTGCATGGGAGCATTCTTTGGTGTCGTCTTCATCTCCGTCGAAATTGGTCTGTTGATTGCAGTCTCCATCTCCTTCGCCAAAATTCTCTTACAAGTGACAAGGCCACGAACTGCATTGCTCGGAAGGATCCCTAGAACAAAGGTTTACAGAAATGTCCAGCAATATCCTGCAGCTATTCAAATTCCTGGTGTTCTCATTGTTAGGGTTGACTCTGCTATTTACTTCTCCAACGCCAACTATGTC containing:
- the LOC126796147 gene encoding high affinity sulfate transporter 2-like encodes the protein MSERISDDGNVGKEEAVAATLPDKISSAHSSKRTLAYVAHKVGVPPKQSIFQEFTAAVKETFFADQPLRSFKDQSSARKFVLGIEALFPITRWSRDYSFAKLRGDVIAGLTIASLCIPQDIGYAKLAGLPVQYGLYSSFVPPLIYAFMGSSRDIAIGPVAVVSLLLGTMLQNEINSTDLVPYRRLAFTATFFAGLTQLGLGFFRLGFLIDFLSHAAIIGFMAGAAITISLQQLKGLLGIKVFTKKSDIVSVSRSVFSAAHHGWNWQTILIGVSFLAFLIIAKYIGKIKNKKYFWVTAIAPLISVILSTFFVFITRADKQGVAIVNHIRKGVNPSSAHEIYFSGDLLGKGFKIGVVAGMVALTEAIAIGRTFAAMKDYQIDGNKEMVAMGTMNIIGSMTSCYVATGSFSRSAVNYMAGCQTAVSNIVMSIVVLLTLSFITPLFKYTPNAILASIIINAVLGLIDIDAMKLIWKIDKLDFVACMGAFFGVVFISVEIGLLIAVSISFAKILLQVTRPRTALLGRIPRTKVYRNVQQYPAAIQIPGVLIVRVDSAIYFSNANYVKERILRWVTDEEVQLKEKCLPKIDYLIVEMSPVIDIDTSGIHALEELYKSLQKRDIQLALANPGTVVIDKMHASDFPDLIGKEKIFLSVADAILTLSPNNEI